A genomic window from Archaeoglobus neptunius includes:
- a CDS encoding Lrp/AsnC family transcriptional regulator, with protein sequence MDEKDLKIISELVRDARTTLSELSEILGMSISSVHKRLKKLESEGVIERYTAVVNPDKFESVTAFLLVSAEDTERVYELFKDVNDVVEIYRALGNFNMVLKVRGKDLDRIGEITSKLSATEGVMMVECIVTTRRLKEAIWSPDEVI encoded by the coding sequence ATGGATGAAAAGGATTTAAAAATTATTTCAGAGCTCGTAAGAGATGCACGCACAACCCTTTCGGAACTTTCCGAAATTCTCGGTATGTCAATCTCAAGCGTTCACAAGAGGCTGAAAAAGCTTGAAAGCGAGGGAGTCATAGAGAGGTACACTGCGGTGGTCAATCCGGATAAGTTTGAATCCGTCACGGCATTTCTGCTTGTGAGTGCCGAAGACACCGAAAGAGTTTATGAGCTTTTCAAGGACGTCAACGATGTTGTGGAAATATACAGAGCTCTGGGAAACTTCAACATGGTTTTAAAGGTGCGAGGAAAAGACTTGGACAGAATTGGAGAGATCACGTCAAAACTCTCGGCCACGGAGGGCGTGATGATGGTTGAATGCATTGTCACAACGAGGAGACTGAAAGAGGCGATATGGTCTCCAGATGAGGTGATATGA